Proteins encoded together in one Procambarus clarkii isolate CNS0578487 chromosome 11, FALCON_Pclarkii_2.0, whole genome shotgun sequence window:
- the LOC123758366 gene encoding F-box only protein 7 produces MRVKVKYSSTHKFILNLEDETLGNLKHEIRKFVENTYNQSVKEPLAVSLNGSDPLVGPDDASLRSLGVVPSDMLTVLPPSATAEVKASSQAHSSFKKDFQGLAATSERKSKGSENMDTKEKESAGLGTAESHIVPELDNERELLSESKDGQPPSTLKKLFDECSPTSMSQAVNLLVHLIMLESGFHMENNSGPPAGWNEMVATFHYSNDSLTDFKCTLVLVTMGDVKQVLASFPQQESEISVRLVVGDYAKDSSCSLVTASSLVRVAQLTRTMRDCLLHPLQVAAHRALGVPAPWHLAGLPHELLLMIASMLDYCSILKLRETCHRLHLVMDDNKLWENLFKRDFSNLYEGSTHRSLVDWKAEYKKAVNRRKEWKRLQDEGLEYVIPGVYPTSPFMPGYPQPRGPNPYPPQPHPQPNPFYDPDSPYFTGEIPQIPGITPEIPGPFFPLGPIGPRPGNPFQPPFMPTRPRNPRGPRFDFF; encoded by the exons ATGAGGGTTAAGGTCAAGTACTCCAGCACCCACAAGTTTATACTGAATTTAGAAGACGAGACGCTCGGCAATCTTAAGCATGAGATCCGGAAGTTTGTGGAAAACACCTACAATCAAAGTGTCAA AGAACCCTTAGCAGTCAGTCTCAATGGATCAGATCCCCTTGTTGGTCCAGACGATGCTAGCTTGCGGAGTTTAGGTGTTGTTCCTAGTGATATGCTTACTGTGCTGCCTCCTTCAGCTACTgcagaagttaaagcctcttcacAGGCACATTCTTCATTCAAAAAGGACTTTCAAGGCTTAGCAGCTACTTCAGAGAGAAAAAGCAAGGGTAGTGAAAATATGGATACCAAAGAAAAAGAATCGGCAGGTTTAGGTACAGCAGAAAGTCACATTGTTCCTGAACTGGATAATGAAAGAGAACTTCTGTCAGAATCAAAAGAtggacagccaccatcaacattaAAGAAACTATTTGATGAGTGCAGTCCTACATCAATGAGTCAAGCAGTCAATCTTTTGGTCCATCTCATTATGCTGGAATCTGGGTTTCATATGGAGAACAATTCAGGACCACCAGCTGGGTGGAATGAAATGGTAGCTACTTTCCACTATAGCAATGATTCATTAACAGATTTCAAGTGCACACTAGTTCTTGTTACAATGGGAGATGTAAAGCAAGTCTTGGCTAGTTTTccccaacaagagagtgaaaTCAGTGTCCGTCTAGTAGTTGGGGACTATGCCAAAGATTCCTCATGTTCACTAGTTACAGCTAGTAGTCTAGTTCGTGTTGCACAGTTAACACGCACTATGCGAGACTGCTTGCTCCATCCACTGCAAGTTGCTGCTCACCGAGCCTTAGGTGTACCTGCCCCATGGCATTTAGCTGGACTACCACATGAGTTATTGTTAATGATTGCTAGCATGTTGGATTATTGCTCTATCCTCAAGTTACGAGAGACGTGTCACCGTTTACATTTAGTCATGGATGATAACAAATTGTGGGAAAATCTCTTTAAGAGAGACTTCAGTAACCTTTATGAAGGCTCTACTCATCGAAGTTTGGTAGACTGGAAAGCCGAATATAAAAAGGCAGTGAATCGGCGCAAAGAGTGGAAGCGGTTGCAAGATGAAGGGCTAGAATATGTCATCCCAGGAGTATACCCGACTTCACCCTTTATGCCAGGGTATCCACAGCCTAGAGGGCCAAATCCTTATCCACCTCAGCCTCATCCACAGCCTAACCCATTTTATGACCCAGACAGTCCATATTTTACTGGTGAGATTCCACAGATACCTGGCATTACTCCAGAAATACCTGGCCCCTTTTTTCCTTTAGGGCCAATAGGTCCTAGACCTGGTAATCCTTTTCAGCCTCCTTTCATGCCCACGCGACCTAGAAACCCAAGGGGTCCAAGGTTTGACTTTTTCTGA
- the l(2)37Cb gene encoding pre-mRNA-splicing factor ATP-dependent RNA helicase DHX16: protein MEDSLKLWVSHRLHDVMGMSDSTVAEYLIRITQRLPSKNHVLEELREEIPVDSAIEKFVGELWDKVKGAAAKPGAATSSRQDASAAKKRKVEESSDSEGEGPKLLKGSGEQNSDDDEEKQRLKDLRDRDEYAERLRLRDEEQTKNLADKGDKKAFEEAAKRLQLEKEDREKILPKLRVESRRKYLVKRKDDKLKELEADIVDDEYLFEEEALTAREKKERDYKKTVLQLAKDYDKVREAENVQRYVMPEEGGSVDDRYVEVDEREKKRGYDQKKWEEDQMRGTSLSFGARDKAQKYQEQEKEYNLVLEDEIEFIKSLPLAGTLKKKKKKKKKKESDSEHSSSSEEEEEEEEDEQEPKFSEAQKKKLSIDEVRKSLPVFPFREALLDAIKEHQILIIEGETGSGKTTQIPQYLFESGFCSDGKKIGCTQPRRVAAMSVAARVSEEMGKKLGNEVGYSIRFEDCTSDRTKIKYMTDGMLLREFLMEPSLDGYSVMIIDEAHERTLHTDILFGLLKDITRFRSDLKLLISSATLDSAKFSDFFDEAPIFRIPGRRYPVHIYYTRSPEANYIDAAAVTILQIHITQHLGDILLFLTGQEEIEACQEILTERIRALGSKIRELIILPIYANLPSEMQAKIFEPTPPKARKVILATNIAETSLTIDGIKYVIDPGYAKQNYFNARSGMESLIVVPISRASANQRAGRAGRVGPGKCFRLYTQWAFENEMDENTIPEIQRVNLGNVVLQLKSLGIHDLINFDYLDPPPAESLILALEQLYALKALNHKGELTSTGRKMAELPVDPMMSRMILAGDQYKVVEEILTIAAMLSVNGSIFYRPKDKAIHADTARKNFFHPDGDHLTLMNVYNEWAGTDYSSQWCYEVFIQYRSMKRARDIRDQLVGLMERVEVQLTSNPGDSVNIRKAITSGYFYHVARFSKGGMYKTAKKNQTVMMHPQSCLVEDLPRWVVYHELVMTTKEYMRNVVVIDGKWLLEVAPHYYRDNEVHDTTSKKMPKVKGKAREELQKEYN from the exons ATGGAGGATAGTCTGAAGCTGTGGGTTAGCCATAGGCTTCATGATGTTATGGGGATGAGTGACTCGACTGTAGCTGAATATCTCATACGGATAACGCAGCGACTCCCCAGTAAAAACCACGTGTTGGAAGAGCTCAGGGAAGAAATTCCAGTGGATAGTGCAATAGAGAAATTTGTTGGTGAGCTTTGGGACAAAGTTAAAG GTGCTGCTGCTAAGCCTGGTGCTGCTACATCTAGCAGACAGGATGCATCTGCTGCAAAGAAACGAAAGGTGGAGGAAAGCTCTGACTCTGAAGGTGAAGGACCTAAGCTACTGAAGGGTTCTGGAGAACAAAATTCTGATGATGATGAAGAGAAACAGAGACTAAAGGACCTGCGTGACCGTGATGAATATGCTGAAAGATTACGACTGCGAGATGAAGAGCAGACAAAAAATTTGGCTGATAAAGGGGATAAAAAGGCATTTGAAGAGGCTGCAAAAAGATTGCAGTTAGAAAAGGAAGATCGTGAAAAAATCCTTCCTAAACTACGAGTGGAATCTCGCCGAAAGTACCTTGTAAAGCGCAAGGATGACAAATTAAAAGAATTGGAAGCAGACATTGTAGATGATGAGTATCTCTTTGAAGAGGAAGCTCTTACCGCGAGGGAGAAAAAAGAACGGGATTATAAAAAGACTGTTCTTCAGttggccaaagattatgacaaagTAAGAGAAGCagaaaatgttcagaggtatgtAATGCCTGAGGAAGGTGGAAGTGTTGATGATAGATATGTAGAAGTTGATGAGAGAGAAAAGAAACGTGGTTATGACCAGAAGAAATGGGAGGAAGATCAGATGAGAGGAACATCCCTTTCATTTGGAGCAAGAGACAAGGCTCAGAAATATCAAGAGCAAGAGAAGGAATACAATCTTGTTTTGGAAGATGAAATTGAATTCATCAAATCACTTCCATTAGCAGGTACGCttaaaaagaagaaaaagaagaagaagaagaaagaatcaGATTCTGAGCATAGTTCTtcatcagaggaggaggaggaggaggaggaagatgagcaaGAACCTAAGTTTTCTGAGGCACAGAAGAAGAAGCTTTCAATAGATGAAGTAAGAAAGAGTTTACCTGTGTTTCCATTCAGGGAAGCTTTGCTAGATGCCATCAAAGAACATCAGATACTAATCATTGAAGGGGAGACTGGGTCTGGTAAAACCACACAAATACCACAATATTTGTTCGAGTCTGGATTTTGTAGCGACGGCAAGAAAATTGGCTGCACTCAGCCGAGAAGAGTTGCTGCAATGAGTGTAGCGGCCCGTGTTTCTGAAGAAATGGGCAAAAAGCTTGGAAATGAAGTCGGATACAGCATTCGATTTGAAGATTGCACCAGTGATCGTACAAAAATAAAGTACATGACAGATGGTATGTTATTGAGAGAATTTCTCATGGAGCCTAgtttagatggttacagtgttatgATTATTGATGAGGCCCATGAAAGGACCTTGCATACAGATATACTTTTTGGCTTACTGAAGGACATCACAAGATTTCGCAGTGACTTAAAGTTGCTCATATCAAGTGCCACTTTAGACTCGGCAAAGTTTTCAGATTTTTTTGACGAAGCTCCTATTTTTCGAATACCAGGCAGACGATACCCAGTCCATATTTATTATACAAGAAGCCCAGAAGCTAACTatattgatgctgctgctgtgacAATTTTGCAGATCCATATAACTCAACATCTTGGAGATATTTTGTTGTTTCTCACAGGTCAGGAAGAGATTGAGGCCTGTCAAGAAATTTTAACAGAAAGAATCAGAGCTCTTGGAAGTAAAATTCGTGAACTAATAATATTGCCAATATATGCCAATTTGCCTTCTGAAATGCAAGCCAAGATATTTGAACCAACACCACCTAAAGCAAGAAAGGTTATTCTTGCAACAAACATTGCTGAAACATCCCTCACTATTGATGGTATAAAGTATGTTATAGACCCTGGCTATGCAAAGCAGAACTATTTTAATGCAAGGAGTGGCATGGAGTCACTAATAGTAGTTCCAATATCTAGAGCATCAGCTAATCAGAGAGCAGGCCGAGCAGGAAGAGTTGGCCCAGGTAAATGTTTTAGGCTTTATACTCAGTGGGCATTTGAGAATGAAATGGATGAAAATACCATTCCAGAAATTCAGCGGGTTAACCTGGGAAATGTTGTTCTTCAGCTTAAATCCCTTGGTATCCATGACCTCATCAACTTTGATTACTTGGACCCACCACCAGCTGAATCCCTTATCCTTGCTCTTGAACAGTTATATGCCTTGAAAGCTTTGAACCACAAAGGTGAGCTGACCTCTACTGGTAGAAAAATGGCGGAACTTCCAGTGGATCCTATGATGTCACGGATGATATTAGCTGGTGATCAGTATAAAGTTGTGGAGGAAATTCTCACAATTGCTGCAATGTTATCTGTAAATGGCTCTATATTTTATAGGCCTAAAGATAAAGCAATTCATGCTGATACTGCACGAAAGAATTTCTTTCATCCAGATGGTGATCACTTAACTCTAATGAATGTTTACAATGAGTGGGCAGGAACAGATTATTCTTCACAGTGGTGTTATGAGGTCTTTATTCAGTATCGGTCCATGAAAAGAGCGAGGGATATTAGAGACCAGCTTGTTGGACTCATGGAACGGGTAGAAGTACAGTTAACTTCCAATCCTGGTGACTCTGTTAATATCAGAAAGGCTATTACTTCGGGATATTTCTACCATGTGGCAAGATTTAGTAAAGGAGGTATGTATAAAACTGCAAAAAAAAATCAAACTGTGATGATGCACCCACAGTCGTGTTTGGTAGAGGATCTGCCGAGATGGGTTGTATATCATGAGTTAGTTATGACAACGAAGGAATATATGCGAAATGTGGTGGTTATTGATGGCAAGTGGCTTTTAGAAGTTGCTCCTCATTACTACCGTGATAATGAAGTACACGACACAACTAGTAAGAAGATGCCGAAGGTTAAAGGGAAAGCAAGAGAGGAGTTGCAGAAAGAATATAATTAG